A single genomic interval of Roseomonas aeriglobus harbors:
- the flhA gene encoding flagellar biosynthesis protein FlhA has protein sequence MASPALAKAIPGLKGVALPAAMLLLVVLMVVPIPAFMLDVFFIMNIVISLAVLMVALNAQKPLDFSAFPTVLLFATLFRLALNVASTRVVLGRGHEGEAAAGHVIEAFGSFLIGGDYVVGLFVFSILVIINMIVVTKGAGRVSEVSARFTLDALPGKQMAIDADLNAGLITPDDARARRVEVSTEADFYGSMDGSSKFVKGDAVAGLLILAINIIGGLILGTVSHGLGIKEAAQTYIVLAIGDALVAQLPGLMLSIAAAAIVTRVTSSQDLAGQIGGQFASHRTWTPVAVALGVLGIVPGMPHFLILPMAAAAGFAAYKLKKASQRPVITEAPAPAEPQDLSKIGWDEVTDSCHVMLDIGYGLVPLVDERKGSPLMGRITGVRRQLSKDLGFVVPQVRVRDDINLAPYTYRIIIGGVIVGEDQVSPDEMLALDTGQAVGTLPGKPAKDPTFGLDAIWIHAADADAATGAGYLVVDAGTVVATHLNQQLLSHSADLLGPDEVQSLLDGLKDRSAALVASLCPQPLPLTTLTQVLRALLAEGIPLKEFRRIAAALANAATKSADAEELVELIRPDLGALIIQKLCTVREPLRVMTLEGQLEALLGQAIRSDPARRHAIEPDLGRRIADALQRAAGPFIAEAKPFALVVQPAIRIAMRKLVKTILPDTPVMSFFEVPEDKSVEVIAVIGASDQPPALGAGPSQAIAA, from the coding sequence ATGGCCTCCCCCGCACTTGCCAAGGCCATTCCCGGTCTGAAGGGCGTAGCATTGCCGGCGGCGATGCTGCTGCTGGTCGTGCTGATGGTCGTGCCCATTCCGGCCTTCATGCTCGACGTGTTCTTCATCATGAACATCGTCATCAGCCTGGCCGTGCTGATGGTCGCGCTGAACGCGCAGAAGCCGCTCGATTTCTCCGCTTTCCCGACCGTCCTCCTCTTCGCCACCCTGTTTCGCCTGGCACTCAACGTCGCCTCGACCCGCGTCGTGCTCGGGCGGGGCCACGAAGGCGAAGCGGCGGCCGGCCACGTCATCGAAGCGTTCGGCAGCTTTCTGATCGGCGGCGATTACGTCGTCGGCCTGTTCGTGTTCTCGATCCTGGTCATCATCAACATGATCGTGGTGACCAAGGGTGCGGGCCGCGTGTCGGAAGTGTCGGCGCGCTTCACCCTGGACGCGTTGCCCGGCAAACAGATGGCGATCGACGCCGATCTGAACGCCGGCCTGATCACCCCCGACGACGCACGGGCGCGCCGTGTGGAAGTGTCGACCGAAGCCGATTTCTACGGTTCGATGGACGGTTCGTCGAAGTTCGTGAAGGGCGATGCCGTCGCCGGCCTGCTCATTCTCGCGATCAACATCATCGGCGGGCTCATCCTCGGTACCGTCAGCCACGGCCTTGGCATCAAGGAAGCCGCGCAGACCTATATCGTGCTTGCGATCGGCGACGCGCTGGTCGCGCAGTTGCCGGGCCTGATGCTGTCGATCGCGGCGGCCGCCATCGTCACCCGCGTCACGTCCAGCCAGGACCTCGCCGGCCAGATCGGCGGGCAATTCGCCAGCCACCGGACCTGGACACCAGTTGCGGTGGCGCTCGGCGTGCTCGGCATCGTGCCCGGCATGCCGCATTTCCTGATCCTGCCGATGGCCGCTGCCGCCGGCTTTGCGGCGTACAAGCTGAAAAAGGCGTCGCAGCGCCCCGTGATCACCGAAGCGCCCGCGCCGGCCGAACCGCAGGACCTGTCGAAGATCGGCTGGGACGAGGTGACCGACAGCTGCCACGTCATGCTCGACATCGGCTACGGCCTGGTGCCGCTGGTCGACGAACGCAAGGGGTCGCCCTTGATGGGCCGCATCACCGGCGTCCGCCGCCAGCTGTCGAAGGACCTGGGCTTCGTCGTGCCGCAGGTGCGGGTGCGCGACGACATCAACCTGGCGCCCTATACCTATCGCATCATCATCGGCGGCGTCATCGTCGGCGAGGATCAGGTGTCACCCGACGAGATGCTGGCGCTCGACACCGGCCAGGCGGTAGGCACCTTGCCCGGCAAGCCCGCCAAGGATCCGACCTTCGGGCTCGACGCGATCTGGATCCACGCCGCCGACGCCGACGCCGCGACCGGCGCGGGGTATCTGGTGGTCGACGCCGGCACGGTCGTCGCCACCCACCTCAACCAGCAGCTGCTCAGCCATTCCGCCGACCTGCTGGGTCCCGACGAGGTCCAGTCGCTGCTCGACGGGCTCAAGGACCGTTCGGCGGCGCTCGTCGCCTCGCTCTGCCCGCAGCCCCTGCCGCTCACCACGCTCACGCAGGTCCTGCGCGCGCTGCTGGCGGAGGGCATTCCGCTCAAGGAATTCCGCCGCATCGCCGCAGCCCTTGCCAATGCCGCGACGAAATCGGCGGATGCGGAGGAACTGGTCGAACTGATCCGCCCCGATCTCGGCGCGCTCATCATCCAGAAGCTGTGCACCGTGCGCGAGCCGCTGCGGGTCATGACGCTGGAGGGCCAGCTGGAGGCGCTGCTGGGGCAGGCGATCCGGTCCGACCCGGCGCGCCGCCATGCGATCGAACCCGATCTCGGTCGCCGCATCGCCGACGCGCTTCAGCGTGCCGCCGGTCCCTTCATCGCCGAGGCCAAGCCCTTCGCCCTCGTCGTCCAGCCCGCCATTCGCATCGCGATGCGTAAGCTGGTGAAAACCATTTTGCCGGATACTCCCGTCATGAGCTTCTTCGAAGTGCCCGAGGACAAGTCGGTCGAAGTCATCGCCGTCATCGGCGCGTCGGATCAGCCGCCGGCGCTCGGTGCCGGCCCGTCACAGGCGATCGCCGCATGA
- the flgM gene encoding flagellar biosynthesis anti-sigma factor FlgM, with product MVDPIGIKAATSIDRKPAPVAPVAAVQVSQPTAETTVATRASSTLQALSKPAAASAPVDAERVSKIKKAIEDGKFPILPATIADRLLALKLEWNPNETA from the coding sequence ATGGTGGATCCGATCGGTATCAAAGCGGCGACGAGCATAGATCGCAAACCGGCGCCAGTCGCGCCGGTCGCGGCAGTGCAGGTGTCTCAGCCGACCGCGGAAACGACGGTCGCCACCCGGGCGTCCTCGACGTTGCAGGCCCTGTCCAAGCCCGCTGCCGCATCCGCCCCCGTGGATGCAGAGCGCGTAAGCAAGATCAAGAAGGCGATCGAGGACGGCAAATTCCCCATCCTGCCCGCCACGATCGCCGACCGTCTGCTCGCCCTCAAGCTCGAATGGAATCCCAATGAAACGGCGTGA
- a CDS encoding MotA/TolQ/ExbB proton channel family protein — MSSIASLAAFLDPAALAIVGGGTVLATVLRTPARDLARGVVALKAIGRTPFDAAPLVTQVEALSRITARHGVIQLDRSVITDPDVAAAMNAIVDGADGAVVRAVIEDRRTARYERQRAAAEMWAAAAEFAPAMGMVGTLIGLVRLFTSMTDPAAIGGAMAIAVLATLYGALVGNLICLPVAARLKRLARAECVERGRLAEPLVRLATREAPRLRSVAVA; from the coding sequence ATGTCTTCGATCGCGAGCCTTGCTGCCTTCCTCGATCCTGCCGCCCTCGCCATCGTCGGCGGGGGCACGGTTCTGGCGACCGTCCTTCGCACGCCCGCGCGCGACCTCGCCCGCGGTGTCGTCGCGCTGAAGGCGATCGGCCGTACGCCGTTCGATGCCGCACCGCTCGTCACCCAGGTCGAGGCGCTGAGCCGTATCACTGCCCGGCACGGGGTGATCCAGCTCGATCGCTCGGTCATAACCGATCCCGATGTCGCCGCCGCGATGAACGCCATCGTCGACGGTGCCGACGGCGCGGTCGTCCGTGCGGTGATCGAGGATCGCCGGACGGCGCGATACGAACGTCAGCGGGCTGCCGCGGAGATGTGGGCGGCCGCGGCCGAGTTCGCGCCGGCGATGGGCATGGTCGGCACGCTGATCGGCCTCGTCCGCCTGTTCACCAGCATGACCGATCCGGCCGCGATCGGTGGCGCGATGGCGATCGCCGTTCTCGCGACGCTCTATGGCGCCTTGGTCGGCAACCTGATCTGCTTACCCGTCGCGGCTCGTCTCAAGAGACTCGCGCGCGCGGAATGCGTCGAGCGCGGTCGCCTGGCCGAGCCGCTGGTGCGCCTGGCGACCCGCGAAGCTCCGCGCCTGCGATCAGTGGCGGTCGCATGA
- the flgB gene encoding flagellar basal body rod protein FlgB, protein MAENDLFGVHGTALAVRSQRMALLASNIANASTPGFKAKDIDFAAALKGAESGRVDASVTANTKYRLPTQMSLDGNTVELATEQTAFAENAVAYQTTLSFLNGRIGTITRALKGE, encoded by the coding sequence ATGGCTGAGAACGATCTTTTCGGGGTACACGGAACGGCCCTTGCGGTGCGCTCGCAGCGCATGGCGCTGCTTGCGTCGAACATCGCGAATGCGTCGACGCCGGGTTTCAAGGCCAAGGACATCGACTTCGCCGCCGCGCTGAAGGGCGCGGAAAGCGGTCGGGTCGACGCCAGCGTCACCGCGAACACCAAATACCGCCTGCCCACGCAGATGAGCCTCGACGGCAACACCGTCGAGCTGGCGACCGAGCAGACCGCCTTTGCCGAGAACGCGGTCGCCTATCAGACGACGCTGTCGTTCCTGAACGGCCGCATCGGCACCATCACGCGTGCGCTGAAGGGAGAGTAA
- the flgC gene encoding flagellar basal body rod protein FlgC, producing MADNPMNIFQVAGRAMSAQLVRMNTTASNLANAGGVATTAQAAYRSIKPVFRTQFDQASQMATVNVERIVTAGEEPTKRYDPGNPLADKDGNVFENAVDESRELVDMLESARSYQNNVEVMQTAKTLILDTIKLGR from the coding sequence GTGGCCGACAATCCCATGAACATCTTCCAGGTCGCCGGTCGCGCCATGTCGGCACAGCTGGTGCGGATGAACACGACCGCGTCGAACCTGGCCAACGCCGGCGGCGTCGCGACGACCGCCCAGGCCGCTTATCGCTCGATCAAGCCGGTGTTCCGCACGCAATTCGACCAGGCATCGCAGATGGCGACGGTCAACGTCGAACGCATCGTCACCGCCGGCGAAGAGCCGACCAAACGCTACGATCCGGGCAATCCGCTGGCCGACAAGGACGGCAACGTCTTCGAGAATGCCGTCGATGAAAGCCGCGAGCTCGTCGACATGCTCGAGAGTGCCCGGAGCTACCAGAACAACGTCGAGGTCATGCAGACCGCCAAGACGCTGATCCTCGACACCATCAAGCTGGGACGCTGA
- a CDS encoding flagellar hook protein FlgE, which yields MTFYTSLSGLQASQTEMATISHNLANVSTNGFKKSRVEFADVMASNVSVSPTQMVGSGTVVKAVRQQFSQGGSQQSTNSLDMLISGEGFFAVKPDLNSAKVSFTRNGAFFVDNDRFVTDANGGKLQVYPVDGSGTVVATGLDSMVSLRLPATSGVPSATTSVELSINLSANASIPKDSTLFAAGTGKTYAFDRFNPSTYNNSSQTTIYDALGNAQTMTNYYVRETASSGPGTTSTWKVYTFVGSDQLSSGGVKGPMLMTYDDKGKLNSVANANGVVGTPSSQVKFDGFTPSSSTTAQDVTIDFGAATTQLSSPFVKNSEIQDGRAIGQIESVTISEYGLVSASFSNGDTQPLGKVALANFSNPSGLRQLGKSYWSATGVSGEARLGEAGANGFGNLSTGAVERSNVDITEELVSLIAAQRNFQANAKSLETSSQISQTIFNMRS from the coding sequence ATGACCTTCTACACTTCGCTTTCGGGCCTCCAGGCATCGCAGACCGAAATGGCGACGATCTCGCACAACCTCGCCAACGTCTCGACCAACGGCTTCAAGAAGAGCCGCGTCGAATTCGCCGACGTCATGGCATCCAACGTGTCGGTGTCGCCGACGCAGATGGTGGGTTCGGGTACGGTCGTGAAGGCGGTGCGCCAGCAGTTCAGCCAGGGCGGGTCGCAGCAGTCGACCAACTCGCTCGACATGCTGATCTCGGGCGAAGGCTTCTTCGCGGTCAAGCCAGATCTCAATTCGGCGAAGGTGTCGTTCACCCGCAACGGCGCGTTCTTCGTCGATAACGATCGCTTCGTGACCGACGCCAACGGCGGCAAGCTGCAGGTCTATCCGGTCGACGGTTCGGGCACGGTCGTCGCGACCGGCCTTGATTCGATGGTCAGCCTGCGCCTGCCTGCGACCAGCGGCGTGCCATCGGCCACGACCTCGGTCGAACTGTCGATCAACCTGTCCGCCAACGCCTCGATCCCGAAAGACAGCACGCTGTTCGCGGCGGGCACGGGCAAGACCTATGCCTTCGACCGCTTCAACCCGTCGACCTACAATAATTCGTCGCAGACGACGATCTACGACGCACTGGGCAACGCCCAGACGATGACGAACTATTACGTGCGCGAAACGGCGTCGTCCGGTCCCGGCACGACCAGCACCTGGAAGGTCTATACCTTCGTCGGCAGCGATCAATTGTCGTCGGGCGGGGTCAAGGGGCCGATGCTGATGACCTATGACGACAAGGGAAAGCTGAACAGCGTCGCCAACGCCAATGGCGTCGTCGGCACGCCCTCCAGCCAGGTGAAGTTCGACGGCTTCACGCCCTCGAGCTCGACCACGGCGCAGGATGTGACGATCGACTTCGGCGCGGCCACGACGCAGCTGAGCTCGCCCTTCGTCAAGAATTCGGAAATCCAGGACGGTCGCGCGATCGGTCAGATCGAAAGCGTGACCATCAGCGAATACGGCCTGGTCAGCGCCAGCTTCTCGAACGGCGACACCCAGCCGCTCGGCAAGGTCGCGCTCGCCAATTTCTCGAACCCGTCGGGTCTGCGCCAGCTGGGCAAGAGCTATTGGTCGGCGACCGGCGTGTCGGGTGAGGCGCGTCTGGGCGAGGCCGGCGCGAACGGCTTCGGCAACCTCAGCACCGGCGCCGTCGAACGCTCGAACGTCGACATTACCGAGGAACTGGTCAGCCTGATCGCCGCACAGCGCAACTTCCAGGCGAATGCGAAGAGCCTCGAGACCTCGAGCCAGATCTCGCAGACCATCTTCAACATGCGCAGCTGA
- the flgF gene encoding flagellar basal-body rod protein FlgF encodes MDRMVYTALTGLKGQMSAQASIANNIANASTTGYKSDRLAFQQLMLKGGAGLESRAPVSEEVLDADRRAGTIQSTGRNLDIAIPGLSWMVVQSPDGTDAYTRRGDLQITESGVLQTGDGHPVMGSGGPITLPPAQDVRIAEDGTVSILPIGAEPGAPMQAVDRIRFGNPEGTQTVKGLDNLLRVKGGGVLPDDLDAKVQVGALEGSNVNLTQALIDMIENQRSYEVQANLLKEAKSMDESSASLMRIPG; translated from the coding sequence ATGGACCGGATGGTCTACACCGCCCTCACCGGGCTCAAGGGACAGATGTCCGCGCAGGCGTCGATCGCGAACAACATCGCGAACGCGTCGACGACCGGGTACAAGTCCGATCGCCTGGCTTTCCAGCAGCTGATGCTGAAGGGCGGTGCAGGGCTCGAATCGCGGGCGCCGGTGTCGGAGGAGGTGCTGGACGCCGATCGCCGGGCGGGCACCATCCAGTCCACCGGACGCAACCTCGACATCGCCATTCCGGGCCTGTCGTGGATGGTCGTCCAGTCCCCCGACGGCACCGACGCCTATACCCGCCGCGGCGACCTGCAGATCACCGAATCGGGTGTGCTCCAGACCGGCGACGGACATCCCGTGATGGGGTCGGGGGGCCCCATCACCCTTCCCCCCGCGCAGGACGTGCGGATCGCGGAGGACGGCACGGTGTCGATCCTGCCGATCGGGGCCGAACCGGGCGCGCCCATGCAGGCGGTCGACCGGATCCGCTTCGGCAATCCCGAAGGTACCCAGACCGTGAAGGGTCTGGACAATCTGCTGCGGGTGAAGGGCGGCGGCGTGTTGCCCGACGATCTCGACGCCAAGGTCCAGGTCGGTGCGCTCGAAGGGTCGAACGTCAACCTGACCCAGGCGCTGATCGACATGATCGAGAACCAGCGCAGCTACGAAGTGCAGGCCAATCTGCTGAAGGAAGCCAAGTCGATGGACGAAAGCTCCGCCTCGCTGATGCGCATTCCCGGCTGA
- the flgG gene encoding flagellar basal-body rod protein FlgG has protein sequence MGSAALHIARTGIDAQDTRMRVISNNLANVNTTGFKKDRAAFETLAYQVVTAPGSASTQETKYATGLNLGTGVRVQGTSRINTQGSLQTTGHSLDMALDGDGYFQVQLPGGQLGYTRAGNFSRSAEGMMVTSEGYQVMPGITIPEGTTAISIGEDGTVSATIQGQTESTQVGQIQVASFANAAGLTSIGDNYLIETGASGAANLGIAGQDGRGKIRQGMLEGSNVNVVEELVDMIETQRAYEVNSKMISATDEMLKYVNQNI, from the coding sequence ATGGGTTCTGCCGCTCTCCACATCGCCCGTACCGGCATCGACGCGCAGGATACGCGCATGCGGGTCATCTCGAACAACCTGGCCAACGTGAACACGACCGGGTTCAAGAAGGACCGCGCCGCGTTCGAGACGCTCGCCTATCAGGTCGTCACTGCGCCTGGATCCGCCAGCACGCAGGAAACGAAATACGCGACCGGCCTCAATCTCGGCACCGGCGTCCGCGTCCAGGGCACCTCGCGGATCAACACGCAAGGCTCGCTCCAGACGACCGGCCACAGCCTCGACATGGCGCTGGACGGGGACGGCTATTTCCAGGTCCAGCTGCCCGGTGGCCAGCTCGGCTACACCCGCGCCGGTAACTTCAGCCGCTCGGCCGAAGGCATGATGGTCACGTCCGAGGGATACCAGGTGATGCCGGGCATCACGATCCCCGAGGGAACGACCGCGATCTCGATCGGTGAAGACGGTACCGTTTCCGCGACGATCCAGGGCCAGACCGAATCGACGCAGGTCGGCCAGATCCAGGTCGCGAGCTTCGCCAACGCCGCCGGCCTGACCTCGATCGGCGACAATTACCTGATCGAAACGGGCGCGTCGGGCGCCGCCAACCTCGGCATCGCCGGGCAGGACGGCCGCGGCAAGATTCGCCAGGGCATGCTCGAGGGGTCGAACGTCAACGTCGTCGAGGAACTGGTCGACATGATCGAAACGCAGCGTGCGTACGAGGTCAATTCGAAGATGATCTCCGCGACCGACGAAATGCTCAAATACGTCAACCAGAATATCTGA
- a CDS encoding flagellar basal body L-ring protein FlgH, with the protein MRILSALVLTAIVATPAHAGIFGKKKPIVPPPEYRTVYAPPPPATPPANGAIFQVSSGYGGLYEGARARAVGDPLTIILTERTQASKSAGSKLDSGGGFGITPPSTGVLSAIKPTDIATSGNRNFNGTGTADQSNALSGEISVTVAEVLPNGTMIVQGQKTLTLNRGDEFIQIRGVVRPADIDANNRVLSTRVADAKIAYTGRGDVQRASRQGWLNRFFQTISPF; encoded by the coding sequence ATGCGTATCCTCTCCGCTCTCGTCCTCACCGCGATCGTCGCGACGCCGGCACACGCCGGCATCTTCGGCAAGAAGAAGCCCATCGTGCCGCCCCCCGAATATCGCACGGTCTATGCGCCGCCGCCCCCGGCCACGCCGCCGGCAAACGGGGCGATCTTCCAGGTCTCGTCCGGGTACGGTGGGCTGTACGAAGGCGCGCGCGCCCGCGCCGTCGGTGATCCGCTGACGATCATCCTGACCGAGCGGACCCAGGCGTCGAAGTCGGCCGGCAGCAAGCTCGATTCGGGGGGCGGCTTCGGCATCACCCCGCCGTCGACGGGTGTCCTGTCGGCGATCAAGCCGACCGATATCGCGACCAGCGGCAACCGCAACTTCAACGGCACCGGCACCGCCGACCAGTCGAACGCGCTGTCGGGCGAGATCAGCGTGACCGTCGCCGAAGTGCTGCCCAACGGCACGATGATCGTCCAGGGCCAGAAGACGCTGACGCTGAACCGTGGCGACGAGTTCATCCAGATCCGCGGCGTGGTCCGCCCGGCCGACATCGACGCGAACAATCGCGTGCTGTCGACCCGCGTGGCCGACGCGAAGATCGCCTATACCGGCCGCGGCGACGTCCAGCGTGCCAGCCGCCAGGGCTGGCTCAACCGCTTCTTCCAGACCATCAGCCCGTTCTGA
- a CDS encoding flagellar basal body P-ring protein FlgI, translating into MASMLRLLLAALFGILIAGPAHADRIKDLGTFQGIRTNQLTGYGVVVGLPGTGDDNLEYTVQSMKGVTSRFGLQLPPGVNPGLKNSAVVMITAELPAFAKPGQKLDITVSAMGKAKSLRGGTLILSPLFGADGAIYAMAQGNLAVGGLGAEGADGSKVVVNVPSSGRIPEGATVERAVDTGFANSPTLTFNLTQADFTTAQNVAGAINARFGAGTARAIDGVSIAVAAPAGADVRAQLMSGIENLSVVSAEAPAKVIVNARTGTVVINSAVRVSPAAVTHGKLTVRIDENQRVSQPAPFSKGQTALEQKSGVSVEEEKRPMFLFEPGPKLADVVNAVNAIGASPADLVAILEALKQAGALKAELIVL; encoded by the coding sequence ATCGCTTCCATGCTTCGTCTTCTCCTCGCCGCGCTGTTCGGTATCCTGATCGCCGGGCCGGCCCATGCCGATCGCATCAAGGACCTCGGCACGTTCCAGGGCATCCGAACCAACCAGCTGACCGGCTACGGCGTCGTCGTCGGCCTGCCGGGCACGGGTGACGACAACCTCGAATATACCGTTCAGTCGATGAAGGGCGTGACGTCGCGGTTCGGCCTGCAGCTGCCGCCGGGCGTCAATCCGGGGCTGAAGAATTCGGCGGTCGTCATGATCACTGCCGAGCTGCCGGCGTTCGCCAAGCCGGGCCAGAAGCTCGACATCACCGTGTCGGCGATGGGTAAGGCCAAGTCCCTGCGCGGCGGCACGCTGATCCTGTCGCCCCTCTTCGGTGCGGACGGTGCGATCTACGCGATGGCGCAGGGCAATCTGGCGGTCGGCGGCCTGGGCGCGGAAGGCGCCGATGGGTCGAAGGTCGTTGTCAACGTCCCCTCGTCGGGCCGCATTCCCGAAGGCGCGACGGTCGAACGCGCGGTCGACACCGGCTTCGCCAATTCGCCCACGCTCACGTTCAACCTGACCCAGGCCGATTTCACCACCGCCCAGAACGTCGCCGGTGCGATCAACGCCCGTTTTGGCGCCGGGACTGCCCGTGCGATCGACGGGGTGTCGATCGCCGTCGCCGCCCCCGCCGGCGCCGACGTTCGTGCGCAGTTGATGAGTGGGATCGAGAACCTGAGTGTCGTGTCTGCGGAGGCGCCGGCAAAAGTAATTGTAAATGCCCGCACCGGTACGGTCGTTATCAATAGCGCGGTCCGGGTCAGTCCCGCCGCGGTAACACATGGTAAACTAACTGTTCGTATTGATGAGAACCAGCGCGTGAGCCAGCCCGCGCCCTTTTCGAAGGGCCAGACGGCGCTGGAGCAGAAGAGCGGTGTGTCAGTCGAGGAAGAAAAGCGCCCGATGTTCCTGTTCGAGCCCGGACCCAAGCTGGCCGATGTGGTCAACGCGGTGAACGCCATCGGGGCGTCGCCGGCGGACCTGGTCGCCATCCTGGAAGCGCTGAAACAGGCCGGCGCGCTGAAGGCGGAGCTGATCGTCCTGTGA
- a CDS encoding rod-binding protein, producing MTQIPASTPGILGGITGITSTAGGASNDTSRLKSDENLAAAGQRFEAIFTGMMLKSMRSAKLSDGLFDNKASEQFRDMFDGKLTESMAQHSPMGIAKAMTEFLAKSKAAEAAGDGGGAT from the coding sequence GTGACGCAGATCCCCGCCTCGACCCCAGGCATCCTGGGCGGCATCACCGGTATCACCAGTACGGCCGGCGGCGCGTCGAACGACACGTCACGCCTGAAATCGGACGAGAATCTCGCCGCGGCCGGCCAGCGCTTCGAGGCGATCTTCACCGGCATGATGCTGAAGTCGATGCGGTCGGCGAAACTGTCGGACGGCCTGTTCGACAACAAGGCGTCGGAACAGTTCCGCGACATGTTCGACGGCAAGCTGACCGAAAGCATGGCGCAGCATTCGCCGATGGGCATCGCCAAGGCGATGACCGAATTTCTCGCGAAGTCGAAAGCGGCCGAAGCGGCCGGTGATGGGGGCGGCGCGACATGA
- the flgK gene encoding flagellar hook-associated protein FlgK — translation MTDLLSIAVTGVRAYQTALSTTSENIANAATPGYSRRAPVIEEFRTSGVAGLGQTTLLSGGGVRIAGVSRAADDFRSAQARTTGSDVARSQASVGWIDRIEGALAGNQLSDRFTTFFASAKNVAADPSATAPRTVFLEDARSLAAGFASTGRALAGAADELAGQGRDMAAQLTDLSNSMARINQGLTRAADGSSARVQLLDERDRTLEAMSALVDIDAKFDAFGRATVRAGGTAGPVLADVERGAIVSFVTNDAGEAAIAVTSSSQSYKVPATGGAMAGLVDGALNIAAARERLNAMATDFVAGMKAWQEGGKTLTGTAGTQIFQVMPVGAAPTEISVVVNDPAGVAAAYGTEGARGNGNITRLTELRSTAGWEAKFDDMTTENAALLKTRRAVVEAQSAIHSSAVGARDEMTGVDLDEEAVNLIRFQQAYQASSRVIQVAREVLQTMFDIL, via the coding sequence ATGACCGACCTGCTGAGCATCGCCGTCACCGGCGTCCGCGCCTATCAGACCGCGCTGTCGACGACATCGGAAAACATCGCTAACGCCGCGACGCCGGGCTATTCACGCCGCGCCCCGGTGATCGAGGAATTTCGCACCAGCGGCGTTGCGGGTCTCGGCCAGACGACGCTGCTTTCGGGTGGCGGCGTTCGCATTGCCGGCGTCTCGCGCGCGGCTGACGATTTCCGATCGGCCCAGGCGCGCACGACCGGGTCCGACGTCGCCCGGTCCCAGGCCTCGGTCGGCTGGATCGACCGGATCGAAGGCGCACTGGCGGGCAATCAGCTGTCCGACCGCTTCACGACCTTTTTCGCATCGGCCAAGAACGTGGCCGCCGACCCTTCCGCGACCGCGCCGCGGACCGTGTTCCTGGAAGACGCCCGGTCGCTCGCCGCCGGCTTCGCCAGTACCGGCCGGGCACTCGCCGGTGCGGCCGACGAGCTCGCCGGCCAGGGCCGCGATATGGCGGCGCAACTCACCGACCTCAGCAATTCGATGGCGCGCATCAACCAGGGGCTGACCCGGGCCGCCGACGGATCGTCGGCGCGCGTCCAGCTGCTCGACGAGCGCGACCGGACGCTGGAGGCGATGAGCGCGCTGGTCGACATCGACGCGAAGTTCGACGCCTTCGGTCGTGCGACGGTGCGCGCCGGCGGAACTGCCGGCCCGGTGCTGGCGGACGTCGAGAGGGGTGCGATCGTCAGCTTCGTCACGAACGACGCCGGTGAAGCCGCGATCGCGGTCACCAGTTCCAGCCAGTCCTACAAGGTGCCCGCGACCGGCGGCGCGATGGCGGGGCTGGTCGACGGCGCGCTGAACATCGCGGCTGCGCGTGAACGGCTGAATGCGATGGCGACCGACTTCGTCGCGGGCATGAAGGCTTGGCAGGAAGGCGGCAAGACGCTGACCGGCACCGCCGGCACGCAGATCTTCCAGGTCATGCCGGTCGGCGCGGCGCCAACCGAAATTTCGGTCGTGGTGAACGACCCCGCGGGCGTCGCTGCCGCATATGGCACCGAGGGTGCGCGCGGCAACGGCAACATCACCCGCCTGACCGAGCTTCGTTCGACCGCCGGCTGGGAAGCCAAGTTCGACGACATGACCACCGAAAACGCCGCGCTGCTGAAGACCCGGCGGGCGGTCGTCGAGGCACAGAGCGCGATCCATAGCTCCGCCGTCGGTGCGCGCGACGAAATGACCGGCGTCGACCTCGACGAAGAAGCCGTCAACCTCATCCGTTTCCAGCAGGCCTATCAGGCGTCGAGCCGCGTCATCCAGGTGGCGCGCGAAGTCCTGCAGACGATGTTCGACATCCTTTAA